One genomic segment of Helianthus annuus cultivar XRQ/B chromosome 14, HanXRQr2.0-SUNRISE, whole genome shotgun sequence includes these proteins:
- the LOC110904922 gene encoding protein ENHANCED PSEUDOMONAS SUSCEPTIBILITY 1 codes for MPTCEPTIMSQIISKTTIYPATPSTLPDLKLSTSDLPMLSCHYIQKGNLFLRPPFAFSDLLIRLQHALSNALTHFPPLAGRLVTDSNGYVYITCNDAGAHFIHANATHVNVTDIISPIHVPDCVKGFFAFEKMVSYNGHFNPLLAVQVTELADGVFIGFSVNHAVVDGTSLWNFINTFAEVCREVNPVTKQPSFTRDSVLISAEVLKIPSGGPKVTFDEFAPLTERIFSFSRDSILKLKEATNNPKKTNINSNVVEIMGKHCHDPVKLSSEKVTTVIGNWLRNAVVTKPEPAPEISSFQSLCALLWRAVTRARKFPTSKTTTFRMAVNCRHRLEPKLETFYFGNAIQSIPTYATAGDVLSHDLRWCAEQLNKNVLSHDDMMVRRFVRNWEQDPRCFPLGNFDGAMLTMGSSPRFPMFDNDFGWGKPVAVRSGRANKFDGKISAFPGRAGGGSVDLEVVLSPETMAELELDPEFMQYISGQWC; via the coding sequence ATGCCTACTTGTGAACCAACAATCATGTCTCAAATCATCTCCAAAACAACCATCTATCCAGCCACCCCATCAACCCTTCCAGACCTCAAACTCTCAACCTCCGATCTCCCCATGCTTTCTTGTCACTACATCCAGAAAGGCAATCTCTTTCTCCGACCGCCTTTCGCCTTTTCCGACCTTCTCATTCGCCTCCAACACGCCCTTTCCAACGCCCTCACCCATTTCCCACCTCTCGCGGGCCGCCTTGTAACCGACTCTAACGGCTACGTCTATATCACTTGCAATGACGCGGGTGCTCACTTCATCCACGCCAATGCAACTCATGTTAATGTAACGGACATCATTTCCCCAATTCATGTTCCGGATTGCGTCAAGGGGTTTTTCGCCTTTGAAAAAATGGTTAGCTACAACGGGCATTTTAACCCGTTGTTAGCGGTTCAAGTAACCGAGCTTGCTGATGGTGTGTTTATCGGGTTTTCGGTGAATCACGCGGTTGTTGATGGAACGTCCTTGTGGAATTTTATTAATACGTTTGCTGAGGTCTGTAGAGAAGTGAATCCTGTGACAAAACAACCATCTTTTACCCGTGACTCGGTTTTAATCTCGGCTGAAGTACTAAAAATCCCCTCGGGCGGGCCGAAAGTGACGTTTGACGAATTCGCGCCACTAACCGAGAGGATTTTTAGCTTCAGTCGAGACTCGATTTTGAAACTAAAAGAGGCTACGAATAACCCGAAAAAAACAAATATTAATAGTAACGTTGTTGAAATAATGGGGAAACATTGTCATGATCCAGTTAAACTCTCAAGCGAAAAGGTTACAACGGTAATTGGTAACTGGTTGCGTAACGCTGTGGTTACAAAACCCGAACCGGCACCTGAGATTTCTTCGTTTCAATCGCTATGCGCGTTGCTATGGCGGGCGGTGACACGAGCCAGAAAGTTTCCAACCTCCAAAACGACAACGTTTAGGATGGCGGTGAATTGCCGGCACAGGTTGGAACCAAAGCTGGAAACATTTTACTTCGGTAACGCGATTCAGAGTATTCCGACGTACGCAACTGCGGGCGACGTATTGTCGCATGATCTACGGTGGTGTGCGGAGCAGCTGAACAAAAACGTTTTGTCACACGACGACATGATGGTTCGTCGTTTTGTGCGCAACTGGGAACAGGATCCGCGGTGTTTTCCGTTGGGGAATTTTGACGGAGCCATGCTGACGATGGGGAGCTCGCCGAGGTTTCCGATGTTTGATAATGATTTTGGGTGGGGGAAACCGGTTGCGGTGAGAAGTGGACGTGCGAATAAGTTTGATGGGAAGATTTCGGCGTTTCCGGGAAGGGCGGGTGGTGGTAGTGTGGATTTGGAGGTGGTGTTGTCGCCGGAGACAATGGCGGAGCTGGAATTGGACCCGGAGTTCATGCAGTATATTTCAGGACAGTGGTGTTAA